Proteins from one Prosthecobacter sp. genomic window:
- a CDS encoding Rne/Rng family ribonuclease: protein MALTFVQRIKELLTGKRDIKSGVRLVINCEKLENRVALLDKGVVEEYNIERVGTNSLIGSVFKGRIRNIEQGLKAMFIDIGFDKNAFLHFWDAIPAALDAGLEEINRGGSKKKKRIEAKDIPTLYPIGSEIMVQVTKGPVGNKGPRVTTNISLAGRLLVLMPLNDTCGISRKIEDPKERSRLRRIIEKISLPEGMGIILRTEASGKRARHIVRDLNILLDEWDETVAKRDGQNAPVCCFQEPDLVERTVRDFLTEDIDEVACDDPATVERMQRMAAHISGRAKRRINHYQGQNAIFEHYGIQKQIDNAFYRQVWMPCGGYIVIDQTEALVSIDVNTGRNKGHKDVDKLLLETNLEAAAEVARQLRLRNMGGLIVVDFIDMKHRRDQQAVYKLMIDHLKRDKAKTQVLPISQFGLMEMTRQRLNESLGTTLYEACPYCKGHGQVKTPLTMSVELQRRLVSVLGRAKDDQKSLIVVVHPEVLARLKTEDGELLVDLERKYQARLTFRSDPAFHREQITLANATTGEEIRP, encoded by the coding sequence ATGGCATTGACCTTCGTTCAAAGAATCAAAGAACTGCTCACCGGCAAACGCGACATCAAAAGCGGCGTGCGCCTCGTCATCAACTGCGAGAAACTGGAGAACCGCGTCGCACTGCTCGACAAGGGCGTCGTCGAGGAATACAACATCGAGCGTGTCGGCACGAACAGCCTCATCGGCAGCGTCTTCAAAGGCCGCATCCGCAACATCGAGCAGGGCCTCAAGGCCATGTTCATCGACATCGGCTTCGACAAAAACGCCTTCCTGCACTTCTGGGACGCCATTCCCGCCGCGCTCGACGCCGGCCTTGAAGAGATCAACCGCGGCGGCAGCAAAAAGAAGAAGCGCATCGAGGCCAAGGACATCCCGACGCTTTATCCCATCGGCTCCGAGATCATGGTGCAGGTCACGAAAGGTCCTGTGGGCAACAAAGGGCCGCGTGTCACCACAAACATCTCCCTCGCCGGTCGTTTGCTCGTCTTGATGCCGCTCAACGACACCTGCGGCATCTCCCGCAAGATCGAAGACCCGAAAGAGCGCTCACGCCTCCGCCGCATCATCGAAAAAATCAGCCTGCCCGAAGGCATGGGCATCATCCTGCGCACCGAAGCCTCCGGCAAACGAGCCCGCCATATCGTGCGCGATTTGAACATCCTGCTCGACGAGTGGGACGAGACCGTCGCCAAGCGCGACGGTCAAAACGCCCCCGTCTGCTGCTTCCAGGAGCCTGATCTTGTCGAACGCACCGTGCGTGACTTCCTCACCGAAGACATCGACGAAGTCGCTTGCGACGATCCCGCCACCGTCGAACGCATGCAGCGAATGGCCGCGCACATCTCCGGCCGTGCCAAGCGCCGCATCAACCACTACCAGGGCCAGAACGCCATCTTCGAGCATTACGGCATTCAGAAGCAGATCGACAACGCCTTCTACCGCCAGGTGTGGATGCCCTGTGGCGGCTACATCGTCATCGACCAGACCGAGGCACTCGTCTCCATCGACGTCAACACCGGCCGCAACAAAGGCCACAAGGATGTCGATAAGCTCCTGCTCGAAACCAACCTCGAAGCCGCCGCCGAAGTCGCCCGCCAGCTCCGCCTGCGCAACATGGGCGGCCTCATTGTCGTCGATTTCATCGACATGAAGCACCGCCGCGACCAGCAGGCCGTGTACAAGCTCATGATTGATCACCTCAAGCGTGACAAGGCCAAGACCCAGGTGCTGCCCATCTCGCAATTCGGCCTCATGGAGATGACCCGCCAGCGACTTAACGAAAGCCTCGGCACCACGCTCTACGAAGCCTGCCCGTACTGCAAAGGGCACGGCCAGGTCAAAACCCCGCTCACCATGAGCGTCGAACTTCAGCGCCGCCTCGTCAGTGTTCTTGGCCGTGCCAAGGACGACCAAAAGAGCCTCATTGTCGTCGTGCATCCCGAAGTCCTCGCCCGCCTCAAAACCGAAGATGGCGAACTCCTTGTCGATCTCGAACGCAAGTACCAGGCCCGCCTCACCTTCCGCAGTGATCCCGCCTTCCACCGTGAGCAGATCACGCTTGCGAATGCGACCACGGGCGAGGAAATCCGGCCCTGA
- a CDS encoding class I SAM-dependent methyltransferase, with product MNSPTSLSSDLPAPQNAIQEDMSKLKSLLHDSLAPHLPVVQKDMRILNLACGRCDEAETLIKVGSELTKGGDVEMIGADIRIREIRQARETHRHLPAQFLIEDATKIDEHKELGDDFNMVFMRHQNFWHGQELWKKIFDQGIAKLRPDGMLVITSYFDVEHRLALRALESLGMEVVSNRRNKASRALKDAPGKSVDRWVAVLRRRQA from the coding sequence ATGAACTCGCCCACTTCGTTATCTTCAGACCTGCCAGCGCCGCAGAACGCCATCCAGGAAGACATGTCGAAGCTAAAATCGCTTCTGCACGACTCACTCGCGCCGCATCTGCCGGTGGTGCAGAAGGACATGCGCATTTTGAATCTCGCCTGCGGGCGATGTGATGAGGCCGAGACTTTAATCAAAGTCGGCTCCGAACTCACCAAAGGCGGCGATGTCGAGATGATCGGTGCCGACATCCGCATTCGCGAGATCCGGCAGGCGCGTGAGACACACCGCCATCTGCCCGCGCAGTTTTTGATCGAAGACGCCACCAAGATCGATGAGCACAAAGAACTCGGCGACGATTTCAACATGGTCTTCATGCGCCACCAGAACTTCTGGCACGGACAGGAGCTGTGGAAGAAGATTTTCGATCAGGGCATCGCCAAACTGAGACCCGACGGCATGCTGGTCATCACCAGCTATTTCGATGTCGAACACCGGCTCGCGCTCCGGGCGTTGGAGTCGCTGGGCATGGAAGTGGTCAGTAACCGGCGGAACAAGGCCAGCCGTGCGCTCAAAGACGCCCCCGGCAAGTCCGTGGACCGCTGGGTGGCCGTTTTGCGGCGGCGGCAGGCTTGA
- a CDS encoding OmpH family outer membrane protein: MIRSAFIALLALTTTLQAADLKIGVIDMSKVFQEFHKTKSAAEKYKGNYEKAAQEMQERQTVYKNLATEAQKLQKLAQDPIITPEQRNKYAAELGEKVKEIRSMEMEMQEFAERRQTQLKQEDMQIRKGLYEEILVVVRDKSKSEGLDIVFDKTGVSLSTVPIILHVKEGAAADLTDQLIVELNKNAPPPGAEPAKEAAGEAKK, encoded by the coding sequence ATGATTCGCAGCGCGTTCATCGCCCTCCTCGCCCTCACCACCACCCTCCAGGCCGCCGATCTTAAAATCGGCGTGATCGACATGTCCAAAGTGTTTCAGGAGTTCCACAAAACCAAGTCCGCCGCTGAAAAGTACAAAGGCAACTACGAAAAAGCCGCGCAGGAAATGCAGGAACGCCAGACGGTGTACAAGAACCTCGCTACCGAGGCCCAGAAACTGCAAAAGCTGGCCCAGGATCCCATCATCACCCCCGAGCAGCGCAACAAATACGCTGCCGAACTCGGTGAGAAGGTGAAGGAAATCCGCTCCATGGAAATGGAGATGCAGGAGTTCGCCGAGCGCCGTCAGACCCAGCTCAAACAGGAAGACATGCAGATCCGCAAGGGGCTCTACGAGGAAATCCTCGTCGTCGTTCGCGACAAATCAAAGTCCGAAGGACTCGACATCGTCTTCGACAAGACGGGCGTCAGCCTCTCCACCGTGCCAATCATTCTGCACGTCAAGGAAGGCGCCGCCGCCGACCTCACTGACCAGCTCATCGTCGAGTTGAACAAGAACGCCCCGCCTCCTGGCGCTGAGCCGGCCAAAGAAGCGGCGGGCGAAGCGAAGAAATAA
- a CDS encoding DMT family transporter codes for MPRSDARDYLQLHLVVLAWGLTAILGKLIFLTPVDVVLWRTALAAAGFFVLARILRKRTRLSGRSMLGMLGVGVILGLHWILFFWSARLATASVCLVAMPTAMLWCSLIEPLIDGSRRWRPSELIVGAVMVGAVWLIYEFEFRYWLGFSVAIAAAVLAAFFATLSKQQVAKDTHWSVIGVYQMTGACLASLVARPFLETGFFPALPDASSAIWLLVLALVCTVAAYAGFMDVLRRVSVFTVNVVYNMEPVYGIILAALVFGKAEFMSGGFYLGAGIIIAVVLALPWIRRWVEK; via the coding sequence ATGCCCCGCTCCGACGCACGCGACTACTTGCAACTCCATCTCGTCGTGCTGGCGTGGGGACTCACCGCGATTTTGGGCAAGCTCATCTTCCTGACGCCGGTCGATGTTGTCTTGTGGCGCACCGCGCTCGCGGCGGCGGGATTCTTCGTGCTTGCCCGCATTCTGAGGAAGCGAACGCGGCTTTCAGGTCGCAGCATGCTCGGGATGCTCGGTGTCGGCGTCATCCTCGGCCTGCACTGGATTCTGTTCTTCTGGTCGGCACGTCTCGCCACGGCTTCGGTCTGTCTCGTCGCCATGCCCACGGCCATGCTGTGGTGCTCGTTGATTGAGCCGCTCATTGACGGCTCGCGCCGCTGGCGGCCGTCTGAACTCATCGTTGGCGCGGTCATGGTGGGCGCGGTGTGGCTCATCTATGAGTTCGAGTTCCGCTACTGGCTTGGTTTTTCCGTCGCCATCGCCGCCGCAGTGCTTGCGGCGTTTTTTGCCACGCTCAGCAAGCAGCAGGTCGCCAAAGACACGCACTGGAGCGTCATCGGCGTTTATCAGATGACCGGCGCCTGCCTAGCCTCGCTGGTGGCGCGTCCGTTTCTCGAAACAGGCTTCTTCCCAGCGCTGCCAGATGCGTCCTCGGCGATCTGGCTCCTCGTGCTCGCGCTCGTCTGCACCGTCGCCGCCTATGCGGGTTTCATGGACGTGCTGCGGCGTGTCAGCGTCTTCACCGTGAACGTCGTTTACAACATGGAGCCAGTGTACGGCATCATTCTCGCCGCGCTCGTGTTCGGCAAAGCCGAGTTCATGAGCGGCGGTTTTTATTTGGGCGCTGGCATCATCATCGCTGTCGTGCTTGCCCTGCCATGGATTCGCCGCTGGGTGGAAAAGTGA
- the lpxD gene encoding UDP-3-O-(3-hydroxymyristoyl)glucosamine N-acyltransferase, translated as MSNPITLQKLAELVGGQLSQGATDDVITGLNSITDAIPGEVTFLGNARYLPALKNTRASAALVQDGLDAQDARDGLALIRVKNPTLAFSTVIRWFEPPSPAITQGVHATAVVASDAVFDPQKVSIGAHVVIEEGVAIGDGTVIHSGVFVGRGVRMGTNCILHANAVIKERCVLGNRVILHSGSVIGSDGFGYEFVNGRYQKIDQVGIVQIDDDVEIGSCTTIDRARFGRTWIGEGSKLDNLVQIGHNCILGKNCIIVSQTGISGSTQLGDYVTMGGQVGVIGHLKIGDRVMFKARSVVTKSISEAGTYTGYPARPLMEGHKMLILPARIPELIERVRELEKKLAALEGDDTQS; from the coding sequence ATGAGCAACCCCATCACTCTGCAGAAACTGGCCGAACTCGTCGGCGGCCAACTCTCCCAAGGAGCGACTGATGATGTCATCACTGGATTGAATTCGATCACAGATGCCATCCCGGGCGAAGTGACCTTCCTCGGCAACGCCCGCTACCTGCCTGCGCTCAAAAACACCCGTGCCTCGGCAGCGCTCGTGCAAGATGGCCTGGACGCACAGGATGCACGAGACGGACTGGCTCTCATCCGCGTCAAAAATCCCACCCTCGCCTTCTCCACTGTCATCCGTTGGTTTGAGCCGCCCAGCCCGGCCATCACGCAGGGGGTTCATGCCACCGCCGTGGTCGCCAGCGATGCTGTGTTTGACCCGCAGAAAGTCAGCATCGGCGCGCATGTTGTGATTGAGGAAGGTGTGGCCATTGGAGACGGCACCGTCATTCATTCAGGGGTTTTCGTGGGCCGCGGTGTTCGCATGGGGACAAACTGCATCTTGCATGCCAATGCCGTCATCAAGGAACGCTGCGTGCTCGGCAATCGAGTCATTCTTCACAGCGGTTCAGTCATTGGCAGCGATGGTTTCGGCTATGAGTTCGTCAACGGACGCTACCAGAAGATCGATCAGGTCGGCATCGTGCAGATCGACGACGATGTCGAAATCGGCTCCTGCACCACCATCGATCGCGCGCGCTTTGGCCGCACTTGGATCGGTGAAGGCAGCAAGCTCGACAACCTCGTGCAGATCGGTCACAACTGCATTCTAGGAAAGAATTGCATCATCGTCTCACAGACCGGCATCTCCGGCAGCACCCAACTTGGTGACTATGTCACCATGGGCGGTCAGGTCGGCGTGATCGGTCACCTTAAAATCGGTGACCGTGTCATGTTCAAGGCCAGATCCGTCGTCACCAAAAGTATTTCGGAAGCAGGCACCTACACCGGTTATCCCGCACGTCCGCTCATGGAAGGCCACAAGATGCTCATTCTGCCGGCTCGCATTCCCGAACTCATCGAGCGCGTGCGTGAACTGGAAAAAAAACTCGCCGCACTTGAAGGCGATGACACCCAATCCTGA
- the trpB gene encoding tryptophan synthase subunit beta — protein MTAASILPLPVMPDTHGHFGQYGGMFVPETLMSALTELSDHYEKAKADPAFQTELDRLLHEYVGRPTPLYFAERWTEKMGGAKVYLKREDLLHTGAHKINNALGQILLAQRLGKKRIIAETGAGQHGVATATVCARAGFECVIYMGKVDMERQALNVARMRFLGAKVVAVTAGQATLKEAVNEAMRDWVTNVRTTHYILGSALGSHPFPMMVRDFHRVIGIEARRQILEREERLPDLLVACVGGGSNSIGLFHPFLNDKDVRMTGVEAGGDGIIPERHAARFQGGRLGVLQGTKTWLLANADGQIELTHSVSAGLDYAAIGPEHAWLHDQGRVTYNYATDDEALAAFQELSQVEGIIPALESSHAIAEVRKVAPTMRKDQIILVNLSGRGDKDVAQAARMIFGEELKF, from the coding sequence ATGACCGCCGCCTCCATCCTTCCGCTCCCCGTGATGCCAGACACTCACGGCCACTTCGGCCAGTATGGCGGCATGTTCGTGCCTGAAACGCTCATGTCGGCTCTCACCGAGCTGTCCGACCATTATGAGAAGGCCAAGGCCGATCCCGCCTTCCAAACAGAGCTGGACCGCTTGCTCCACGAATACGTCGGCCGCCCCACGCCGCTCTACTTTGCCGAACGCTGGACCGAAAAAATGGGCGGGGCCAAAGTTTACCTCAAGCGCGAGGATCTGCTGCACACTGGCGCTCACAAGATCAACAACGCCCTCGGGCAGATCCTGCTCGCCCAGCGTCTCGGCAAAAAACGCATCATCGCCGAGACCGGCGCTGGTCAGCACGGCGTTGCCACTGCCACCGTCTGTGCACGTGCCGGCTTCGAATGCGTCATCTACATGGGCAAGGTCGATATGGAGCGCCAGGCGCTCAATGTCGCCCGTATGCGCTTCCTCGGGGCCAAAGTCGTCGCCGTCACCGCCGGCCAGGCCACGCTCAAAGAAGCCGTGAACGAAGCCATGCGTGACTGGGTCACGAACGTACGCACCACCCACTACATCCTCGGTTCCGCGCTCGGATCGCATCCCTTCCCGATGATGGTGCGCGATTTTCATCGCGTCATCGGCATCGAAGCACGCCGCCAGATCTTGGAACGTGAAGAACGCCTGCCCGACTTGCTCGTCGCCTGCGTTGGCGGCGGCAGCAACTCGATCGGCCTCTTTCATCCCTTCTTGAATGACAAGGATGTCCGTATGACCGGTGTCGAAGCCGGTGGCGATGGCATCATCCCCGAGCGCCATGCCGCACGCTTCCAGGGCGGCCGCCTCGGTGTGTTGCAAGGCACCAAAACATGGCTGCTCGCCAACGCTGATGGCCAGATCGAACTCACCCACAGCGTCAGCGCTGGTCTCGATTACGCCGCCATCGGTCCCGAACACGCCTGGCTGCACGATCAGGGCCGCGTCACTTACAACTACGCCACCGACGACGAAGCTCTCGCCGCCTTCCAGGAACTCAGCCAGGTCGAAGGCATCATCCCCGCCCTCGAAAGCTCCCACGCCATCGCCGAAGTCCGCAAAGTGGCCCCCACGATGCGCAAGGATCAGATCATCCTCGTCAACCTCTCCGGTCGCGGTGACAAAGACGTCGCCCAGGCCGCGCGCATGATCTTTGGCGAGGAATTGAAGTTTTGA
- the bamA gene encoding outer membrane protein assembly factor BamA, protein MNYGSFTQSRLALFAAAAFTLLIASPGQVQAQVGIPAAPAARKIVKDVQIIFKGAVKLDENRIRGQLSTRVGQPFTDEAVERDIRALYSTGAVENLDIRAVDVAGGVRVIVEITGRGGISDIGFLGNTSFDNDKLRKEIEVKVGDPVDDSKLSAAQQKIVELYEKKGYSDVIVSYDIAPSAREGFSSVVFKVDEGARGIIHDIRFEGNTAIKARVLRGKLKSKEHHIWNLWGKKGKLSNQDLQEDIKSVEQAFQDEGYVYAKVTEVRREPVSAKEMDLVFVIHEGAKYDVSGVSIAGNTIFTNEALTPGIKTEPGFPYVGSYVKADEKMIQDYYGSRGYADARVETSILEAGPGQVTVVYHITEGTKSYISKVNISGNSVTKDEVIRRELPFAPGEELNTVKIAAGKSRLENLNYFSAVDLRNTPSVNEGFKDVDVSVAEQSTGTVNFGAGFSSIDSLTAFIQVTQTNFDIRDWKDFRGGGQRFNANIRAGALRRDLSVSWTEPWFMGRELALTIELFYHNMYYLSNRYDQTNAGASAGLRRRLGEHSYIEGIYTLQQVSIDNIDVGASPLIFLEQGDYLQSKIDVNWVHDTRDSIFITRSGHKIEAGTLLSGLGGDVQAYGANVGGQQYFNLWADTILSFEGMFRTVNNWGGSRVPIFERLFLGGANNLRGFNYRQAGPKDATGEPIGGLCSIYASSEFSIPVHITNVSDKSPRVVFFGDIGSVGTSAFDVGGNIFSDVGIGLRLFLPIGPIRVDYAVPMSKDQFSGSGRFQFNMGYKF, encoded by the coding sequence ATGAATTACGGATCCTTCACACAGTCACGCCTGGCTCTTTTTGCTGCGGCGGCCTTCACACTCTTGATCGCCTCCCCCGGGCAGGTCCAGGCCCAGGTAGGCATCCCGGCGGCTCCCGCAGCCAGAAAGATCGTGAAGGATGTTCAGATCATCTTCAAAGGCGCGGTGAAGCTGGACGAAAACCGCATTCGCGGCCAGTTGTCCACCCGCGTGGGCCAGCCGTTCACGGACGAAGCGGTGGAGCGTGACATCCGTGCGCTCTACAGCACGGGAGCCGTGGAAAACCTGGACATCCGTGCGGTGGACGTGGCCGGTGGCGTGAGAGTGATCGTCGAGATCACCGGACGTGGTGGCATCAGTGATATCGGCTTTCTGGGCAACACGAGTTTTGACAATGACAAGCTGCGCAAGGAAATCGAGGTCAAGGTGGGCGACCCCGTGGATGACTCCAAGCTTTCCGCCGCGCAGCAGAAGATTGTGGAGCTGTATGAAAAGAAGGGCTACTCCGATGTGATCGTCAGCTATGACATCGCCCCGTCCGCCCGCGAAGGTTTCTCCAGCGTGGTGTTCAAAGTCGATGAAGGCGCACGCGGCATCATCCATGACATCCGCTTTGAGGGCAACACTGCCATCAAGGCACGCGTATTACGCGGCAAGCTCAAGTCCAAGGAGCACCACATCTGGAACCTCTGGGGCAAAAAAGGCAAGCTGAGCAACCAGGACTTGCAAGAGGACATCAAGAGCGTCGAGCAGGCCTTCCAGGACGAGGGTTATGTGTATGCAAAAGTCACCGAGGTACGACGCGAGCCGGTGTCCGCCAAGGAGATGGATCTCGTTTTTGTGATCCATGAGGGCGCCAAATATGACGTGTCGGGCGTCAGCATCGCCGGCAACACCATCTTCACCAACGAGGCGCTGACGCCAGGCATCAAGACCGAGCCTGGATTCCCCTATGTAGGCAGCTATGTGAAGGCGGATGAAAAGATGATCCAGGACTACTATGGCTCGCGCGGTTACGCCGATGCACGGGTGGAGACCAGCATTTTGGAAGCCGGCCCCGGACAGGTGACCGTGGTCTACCACATCACGGAAGGCACCAAATCCTACATCAGCAAGGTGAACATCTCCGGCAACTCCGTCACCAAGGACGAAGTTATCCGCCGCGAGCTGCCCTTTGCACCCGGCGAAGAGCTGAACACGGTGAAAATCGCCGCCGGCAAAAGCCGCCTGGAAAACCTGAACTACTTCAGCGCGGTGGACCTCCGCAACACTCCCTCCGTCAACGAAGGGTTCAAAGATGTGGATGTCAGCGTGGCGGAACAATCCACCGGAACCGTGAACTTCGGCGCCGGTTTCAGCTCCATCGACAGTCTCACAGCCTTCATCCAGGTGACACAGACGAACTTCGACATCCGTGACTGGAAGGACTTCCGCGGCGGCGGCCAGCGCTTCAATGCGAACATCCGCGCAGGTGCGCTCCGGCGTGATTTGAGTGTGAGCTGGACGGAGCCGTGGTTCATGGGCCGTGAGCTGGCGCTTACCATCGAACTGTTCTACCACAACATGTACTACCTCTCGAACAGGTATGATCAGACCAATGCCGGAGCCTCGGCCGGACTGCGCAGGCGGCTGGGCGAGCACTCCTACATCGAAGGCATCTACACGCTTCAGCAGGTTTCGATCGACAACATCGATGTGGGAGCGTCCCCCCTCATCTTCCTGGAGCAGGGCGACTACCTCCAGAGCAAGATCGATGTGAACTGGGTGCATGACACCCGCGACAGCATCTTCATCACCCGCAGCGGTCACAAGATCGAGGCTGGCACGCTCCTTTCCGGCCTGGGGGGGGATGTTCAGGCCTATGGTGCCAATGTTGGCGGCCAGCAGTATTTCAACCTGTGGGCAGACACCATCCTGAGCTTTGAGGGCATGTTCCGAACCGTCAACAACTGGGGCGGCAGCCGCGTGCCCATCTTCGAGCGCCTGTTCCTCGGTGGCGCGAACAACCTGCGTGGTTTTAATTACCGTCAGGCAGGCCCCAAAGACGCCACTGGTGAGCCGATCGGCGGACTCTGCTCGATCTATGCTTCGAGTGAGTTTTCCATTCCCGTCCATATCACCAATGTTTCCGATAAATCTCCCCGCGTGGTTTTCTTCGGTGACATCGGTTCCGTCGGCACCAGTGCCTTTGACGTCGGTGGCAATATCTTCTCCGATGTCGGCATCGGCCTGCGTCTCTTCCTGCCCATCGGTCCCATCCGTGTTGATTACGCCGTGCCGATGTCCAAGGACCAGTTCTCCGGCTCAGGCCGCTTCCAATTCAACATGGGCTACAAGTTCTAA
- a CDS encoding tetratricopeptide repeat protein encodes MNRLLFVLTLMAALGSVVPVSHAQSAAELNEAGDIYLRGFTINNEAVRLEKSGELDLALTKFNQAAELLGTVEKNYPAWQPEFRANRQMEIQKAVTRIQTAISHKAAVVTATPAPTPAPAPMPGLATPPAPGVLAPGAPAMPSAPGALPSLGDMLSQWEAMYKQRMLELETKNNQMQLDLGKWQNWYQWASGEITTARVQNDALGKKSAALEQNILQMGKDVEEGRVVRAQLDKLMEEKMAVDLEMRKTGQRLMAAENAAKEASQKLVEASTRITAVEQERDKILKERDQVVKERDTAMQQRDDAAKQREVAVKERDAASARSLGLQAELDEAKKKSGSAEMKRLVAENERLKKELTEVEKQVATLKADVTRKDQEIVTLRGQLTGLQGQLAELRKESGAYQTQVAELTKQLKEVQSGMDAKIAATPELTQENELLRTIIMRQLRTQHRQQAAKDLMIAELQKMENASNDLIKQVEELKNARMILTPDEEKLFSDPVVRELLGPKGVQATLIANATPDSDKKMAPAAPGSVEKLITQANETYMNKDFEGSAKLYQDALRAEPKNVTALIGLGMARQRDNKHAEAEVALQKALAYDPVNEPASFALGVTYFKQERWKDAMTYFEKSLAKRPDNASGRHYLGIIATKLSLLERAEREFKTALAIDPAYGEAHFNLSVLYVTWDPPQWDKARAEYSEAIKKGVKPDANLEKLLEDGKDSQP; translated from the coding sequence ATGAATCGTCTTCTTTTTGTCCTCACCCTCATGGCGGCGCTCGGCTCTGTCGTTCCGGTGTCGCATGCTCAATCTGCCGCAGAACTCAACGAGGCTGGAGACATTTATCTGCGGGGGTTTACGATTAACAACGAAGCCGTCCGGCTCGAAAAAAGCGGGGAGCTGGACCTTGCGCTGACCAAGTTCAATCAAGCCGCAGAACTTCTGGGCACCGTGGAAAAAAACTATCCTGCCTGGCAGCCGGAGTTCCGGGCGAATCGCCAGATGGAAATTCAGAAGGCGGTGACACGGATACAGACGGCCATTTCACACAAAGCAGCCGTCGTCACTGCCACCCCTGCACCGACGCCGGCACCGGCTCCCATGCCTGGCCTTGCCACCCCTCCTGCCCCAGGCGTTCTGGCGCCGGGCGCACCGGCCATGCCCTCCGCACCCGGCGCCTTGCCGAGCCTCGGCGACATGCTGAGCCAGTGGGAGGCCATGTACAAGCAACGCATGCTGGAACTGGAGACGAAAAACAACCAGATGCAGCTCGACCTCGGCAAATGGCAGAACTGGTACCAATGGGCCTCCGGCGAAATCACCACCGCACGCGTGCAAAACGACGCCCTCGGCAAAAAATCCGCCGCGCTGGAACAAAACATCCTCCAGATGGGCAAGGATGTGGAGGAAGGCCGCGTGGTCAGAGCGCAGCTCGACAAGCTGATGGAGGAAAAGATGGCGGTGGACCTGGAGATGCGCAAAACCGGCCAGCGCCTCATGGCCGCCGAGAATGCCGCGAAGGAGGCTTCGCAGAAGCTGGTGGAGGCTTCCACCCGCATCACCGCCGTGGAGCAGGAGCGTGACAAAATACTCAAGGAACGCGACCAGGTCGTGAAGGAGCGCGACACTGCCATGCAGCAGCGCGATGACGCAGCGAAACAGCGTGAAGTGGCCGTGAAGGAGCGCGATGCCGCCAGCGCCCGCAGCCTCGGTTTGCAAGCGGAGCTGGATGAAGCGAAGAAGAAGAGCGGCAGCGCCGAAATGAAGCGCCTCGTGGCCGAAAACGAGCGCCTGAAGAAGGAACTGACCGAAGTGGAAAAGCAGGTCGCCACGTTGAAGGCCGATGTAACGCGCAAGGACCAGGAGATCGTCACGCTGCGCGGCCAGCTCACCGGATTGCAGGGACAACTGGCCGAACTGCGCAAGGAGAGTGGCGCTTACCAAACTCAGGTGGCCGAGCTGACAAAGCAGCTCAAGGAAGTGCAGTCCGGCATGGACGCCAAGATCGCCGCCACACCCGAACTCACGCAGGAAAACGAACTGCTCCGCACCATCATCATGCGCCAGCTCCGCACCCAGCACCGCCAGCAGGCGGCGAAGGATCTCATGATCGCCGAGCTGCAGAAAATGGAAAACGCCTCGAACGATCTCATCAAGCAGGTCGAGGAGCTGAAAAACGCACGCATGATCCTCACTCCAGACGAGGAAAAACTGTTCTCCGATCCCGTCGTTCGGGAGCTGCTCGGCCCGAAGGGCGTACAGGCCACGCTCATCGCCAATGCCACGCCTGACAGCGACAAGAAGATGGCGCCTGCCGCGCCCGGTTCGGTCGAAAAGCTCATCACCCAGGCGAACGAAACCTACATGAACAAGGACTTTGAAGGCTCGGCGAAGCTCTACCAGGACGCGTTGCGTGCCGAACCGAAGAACGTCACCGCCCTCATCGGCCTGGGCATGGCACGCCAGCGTGACAACAAGCACGCCGAGGCCGAGGTGGCACTACAAAAAGCCCTGGCTTACGATCCTGTGAACGAACCCGCTTCTTTTGCGCTCGGTGTGACCTACTTCAAACAGGAGCGCTGGAAGGATGCGATGACCTACTTCGAGAAAAGTCTCGCCAAACGTCCTGACAACGCCAGCGGCAGGCATTACCTCGGCATCATCGCCACAAAGTTGAGCCTGCTTGAACGTGCTGAGCGCGAGTTCAAAACCGCCCTGGCCATCGATCCCGCTTATGGTGAAGCGCACTTCAATCTGTCCGTGCTTTACGTCACCTGGGATCCGCCGCAGTGGGACAAGGCCCGCGCCGAATACAGCGAAGCGATCAAAAAAGGCGTGAAACCAGATGCCAACCTCGAAAAACTGCTCGAAGACGGCAAGGACTCGCAACCTTGA